In the genome of Actinomadura graeca, one region contains:
- a CDS encoding acyl-CoA dehydrogenase family protein translates to MQTPRTGDEESLRATVRRWGEDELRPRVATMDRDALMPRELIDELFALGVMGVEIPGRYGGAGGTFVMSSLVIAELARVDPAVAVCVDVQNVLVNSALLRWGNPEQQARHLPRLAGDTVGAYALSEPEAGSDAFSLRTRAKRDGKDYLLTGEKVWITNAREAGVFVVFATVAPEHGAHGVTAFLVPGAAPGLTVGPNQDKLCLRASSSCRVRLDDVHVSQDDRLGEEGEGYDIAIDTLNLGRIGIAAQMVGLAAGALEESVAYAKRRHQFGQPIAEFQGVQLPLAQVATELEAARLLMYDTARLADSGRHVPELLTRAAMAKQFCAQVAERAASRAVETFGGNGFSTSHPAEKRYRDAKIGQIYEGTSNILLRTIAWNVLQEAPRC, encoded by the coding sequence ATGCAGACGCCGAGAACCGGCGACGAGGAGTCGCTGCGCGCCACCGTCCGCCGCTGGGGCGAGGACGAACTGCGCCCGAGGGTCGCGACGATGGACCGCGACGCCCTGATGCCACGCGAGCTGATCGACGAGCTGTTCGCCCTGGGCGTGATGGGCGTCGAGATCCCCGGCCGGTACGGCGGCGCGGGCGGCACGTTCGTCATGAGCAGCCTGGTCATCGCCGAGCTGGCCCGCGTCGACCCGGCCGTCGCGGTCTGCGTGGACGTCCAGAACGTCCTCGTCAACAGCGCGCTGCTGCGCTGGGGGAACCCGGAGCAGCAGGCCCGCCACCTGCCCCGGCTGGCCGGTGACACCGTCGGCGCCTACGCGCTGTCGGAACCCGAGGCGGGCAGCGACGCGTTCTCCTTGCGCACACGCGCGAAACGCGACGGCAAGGACTACCTGCTCACCGGCGAGAAGGTCTGGATCACCAACGCCCGCGAGGCCGGCGTCTTCGTCGTCTTCGCCACCGTGGCACCCGAGCACGGCGCCCACGGCGTCACCGCCTTCCTGGTGCCGGGCGCCGCCCCCGGACTCACCGTCGGCCCGAACCAGGACAAGCTCTGCCTCCGCGCCAGCTCCTCCTGCCGGGTGCGCCTCGACGACGTCCACGTCTCCCAGGACGACCGGCTGGGGGAGGAGGGCGAGGGCTACGACATCGCCATCGACACCCTCAACCTCGGCCGGATCGGCATCGCCGCGCAGATGGTGGGCCTGGCGGCCGGAGCCCTGGAGGAGTCGGTGGCCTACGCCAAGCGGCGCCACCAGTTCGGGCAGCCCATCGCCGAGTTCCAGGGCGTGCAGCTCCCCCTCGCCCAGGTCGCCACCGAGCTGGAGGCGGCGCGGCTGCTGATGTACGACACCGCGCGCCTCGCCGACAGCGGACGCCACGTCCCCGAGCTGCTCACCCGCGCCGCGATGGCCAAGCAGTTCTGCGCGCAGGTCGCCGAGCGGGCCGCCTCCCGCGCCGTCGAGACCTTCGGCGGCAACGGGTTCAGCACGTCGCATCCGGCCGAGAAACGCTACCGGGACGCCAAGATCGGGCAGATCTACGAGGGCACCTCGAACATCCTGCTGCGCACCATCGCCTGGAACGTCCTGCAGGAGGCGCCGCGATGCTGA
- a CDS encoding MMPL family transporter has translation MLNRAARLSTRHPRLIVLAAVLVAVIAAPLGGGVADLLTSSGFDDPASESARAEKALADRFDVGAPNLVLLVTVRRGTVDDPAASTAGTALTRELAAEPGVDDVLSYWSAGKAPQLRDGHGTRALVIARVTGDEDRVNDRLTTLAPRYERADAALDVRVGGSAEVSHEVDTAIEKDLVRAETIALPITLVLLILAFGGVVAALLPLVVGMMSIVGTFLVLRLLVTVTDVSIYALNLTVALGLGLAIDYSLFVVSRHREELRAGHDPRTAAARAVTTAGRTVAFSALTVAAALLTLLVFPFTFLRSMAYAAVGVTVLAGLLSIVVLPALLVLLGPRVNALTLWRRSVSPPEKGLWYRVATTVMRRPLPVATAAIALLLLLGAPFLSLNLTSLDDRVLPSSSNAREVHDVLRQEFSEESGALSVLAPDGVQRPQIDAYASRLARLPGVARVDAATGTYCGTGTKDCEPGRLLDTSPRHAKFTAGRATYLSVVPSVEPMSTAGQDLVRDVRDAQAPWPVQVTGESAALVDSNHSLLTRLPLALALVAVITAVLLFLMFGSVTIPITAIALDVLSLTATFGAMVWVFQDGHLSGLLGFTATGGLNASMPVLMFCVAFGLSMDYEVMLLSRIKEEYDKGADNATSIATGLQRAGRILTAAALLIAVVMIAFATSRVSFIKLFGVGLALAVLVDAFLIRGTLVPAVMRLTGTRNWWSPPPLNHLHRRKPEHPPALADGRHEDKRPGPTSLESPQ, from the coding sequence ATGCTGAACCGGGCGGCTCGGCTGTCCACCCGGCATCCGCGCCTCATCGTCCTCGCGGCCGTCCTGGTCGCCGTGATCGCCGCGCCCCTCGGCGGCGGCGTGGCGGACCTGCTCACCTCCAGCGGCTTCGACGACCCCGCCTCGGAGTCCGCGCGGGCGGAGAAGGCCCTCGCCGACCGCTTCGACGTCGGCGCGCCCAACCTGGTGCTGCTGGTCACCGTCCGCCGCGGGACCGTCGACGACCCCGCCGCGTCCACCGCCGGCACCGCGCTGACCAGGGAACTGGCCGCCGAGCCCGGCGTCGACGACGTCCTGTCGTACTGGAGCGCGGGCAAGGCCCCGCAACTGCGCGACGGGCACGGCACCCGGGCGCTGGTGATCGCCCGAGTCACGGGCGACGAGGACCGGGTCAACGACCGCCTCACGACCCTCGCCCCCCGCTACGAACGGGCGGACGCCGCACTCGACGTCCGCGTGGGCGGCTCCGCCGAGGTGTCCCACGAGGTCGACACCGCGATCGAGAAGGACCTCGTCCGCGCCGAGACGATCGCCCTGCCGATCACCCTGGTCCTGCTGATCCTGGCGTTCGGCGGCGTGGTCGCCGCCCTCCTGCCGCTGGTGGTCGGCATGATGTCGATCGTCGGGACGTTCCTGGTGCTCCGCCTCCTGGTGACCGTGACCGACGTGTCGATCTACGCCCTCAACCTCACCGTCGCCCTCGGCCTGGGCCTCGCCATCGACTACAGCCTGTTCGTGGTCTCCCGCCACCGCGAGGAACTCCGCGCGGGCCACGACCCCCGCACGGCCGCCGCCCGCGCCGTCACCACCGCCGGACGGACCGTCGCCTTCAGCGCCCTCACCGTCGCCGCCGCCCTGCTGACCCTGCTGGTGTTCCCCTTCACGTTCCTGCGCAGCATGGCCTACGCCGCGGTGGGCGTCACGGTCCTCGCCGGGCTGCTGTCGATCGTCGTCCTGCCCGCCCTGCTCGTCCTGCTCGGCCCCCGGGTGAACGCGCTCACCCTCTGGCGCCGCTCCGTCTCCCCACCCGAGAAGGGCCTCTGGTACCGCGTCGCCACGACCGTGATGCGGCGTCCCCTCCCGGTCGCCACCGCCGCCATCGCCCTGCTCCTGCTCCTCGGAGCCCCGTTCCTCAGCCTCAACCTGACCTCCCTCGACGACCGGGTCCTGCCCTCCTCGTCGAACGCCCGCGAGGTCCACGACGTCCTGCGCCAGGAGTTCTCCGAAGAATCAGGCGCCCTCTCCGTCCTGGCCCCCGACGGCGTGCAACGCCCCCAGATCGACGCCTACGCGTCCCGCCTGGCACGCCTCCCCGGCGTCGCCCGCGTCGACGCCGCCACCGGCACCTACTGCGGCACCGGCACAAAGGACTGCGAACCGGGCCGCCTCCTCGACACCTCACCCCGCCACGCGAAATTCACCGCCGGCCGCGCCACCTACCTCTCGGTGGTCCCGTCGGTCGAACCGATGTCGACGGCGGGCCAGGACCTCGTCCGCGACGTCCGCGACGCACAGGCCCCCTGGCCCGTGCAGGTCACCGGCGAATCGGCCGCCCTCGTCGACTCCAACCACTCACTGCTCACCCGCCTGCCCCTGGCCCTCGCCCTGGTCGCCGTCATCACCGCCGTCCTCCTCTTCCTGATGTTCGGCAGCGTGACGATCCCGATCACGGCCATCGCACTCGACGTCCTCAGCCTCACCGCCACCTTCGGCGCCATGGTGTGGGTCTTCCAGGACGGCCACCTCTCCGGCCTCCTCGGCTTCACCGCGACCGGCGGCCTGAACGCCTCCATGCCCGTCCTCATGTTCTGCGTGGCCTTCGGCCTCTCCATGGACTACGAGGTCATGCTGCTCTCCCGGATCAAGGAGGAGTACGACAAGGGAGCCGACAACGCGACCTCCATCGCCACGGGCCTCCAGCGCGCCGGCCGCATCCTCACCGCCGCCGCCCTCCTCATCGCCGTCGTCATGATCGCCTTCGCCACCAGCCGGGTCAGCTTCATCAAACTGTTCGGCGTGGGCCTCGCCCTGGCCGTCCTGGTGGACGCCTTCCTCATCCGCGGCACCCTCGTCCCCGCCGTAATGCGCCTGACAGGCACCCGCAACTGGTGGTCCCCACCCCCCTTGAACCACCTCCACCGCCGCAAACCCGAGCACCCGCCGGCCCTCGCCGACGGCCGCCACGAAGACAAGCGGCCAGGACCTACCAGCTTGGAGTCACCACAATGA
- a CDS encoding acyl-CoA dehydrogenase family protein codes for MTALLGHPVTPDDPMGGLREGLEREFRPLADRHTDDRLPLDLLPALVESLEGHGYAMDPTDLVAGALAGEELARVFPSLEGCLMITQGCARYIRQAGPPELRERAVPGLLSGEKIGCIASTEPNHGSNNAAMETRAVLRGDEYVINGRKRWISNGDVSDYAVVLCHADLENGRQGIRPVIVERERSPYRTRDLPKLGLKAFVTSEIVFEDCRVPRENCVGPDGSLRNMQRIFDGLQWSRCRLSLIAVGLARAALDASVGHVRERRQFGRRIGEFQLVQDKIAAMATGIDASRLLIHRALAAVQDGRRADREASMAKAYATEMAVRATSDAIQLHGANGLSPDHPLERHFRDARTLTIAEGTTEIHKLVVARSVLGLSAFQ; via the coding sequence ATGACCGCCCTGCTGGGACATCCCGTCACGCCGGACGACCCGATGGGCGGCCTGCGCGAGGGGCTGGAACGCGAATTCCGTCCCCTCGCCGACCGCCACACCGACGATCGCCTGCCGCTGGACCTGCTGCCCGCGCTCGTCGAGTCCCTGGAGGGCCACGGTTACGCCATGGACCCGACCGACCTCGTGGCGGGCGCCCTGGCCGGCGAGGAGCTGGCCAGGGTGTTCCCCTCCCTCGAAGGCTGCCTGATGATCACCCAGGGCTGCGCCCGTTACATCCGGCAGGCGGGCCCGCCCGAGCTGCGGGAACGGGCCGTCCCGGGGCTGCTGTCCGGCGAGAAGATCGGCTGCATCGCCTCGACCGAGCCCAACCACGGCTCCAACAACGCGGCCATGGAGACGCGGGCCGTGCTGCGCGGGGACGAGTACGTCATCAACGGCCGCAAACGCTGGATCTCCAACGGCGACGTGTCCGACTACGCGGTCGTCCTGTGCCACGCCGACCTCGAGAACGGCCGGCAGGGCATCCGGCCGGTCATCGTCGAGCGCGAACGGTCCCCCTACCGGACGCGCGACCTGCCGAAGCTGGGGCTCAAGGCGTTCGTCACCTCGGAGATCGTGTTCGAGGACTGCCGCGTCCCGCGCGAGAACTGCGTCGGCCCCGACGGGTCGCTCAGGAACATGCAGCGCATCTTCGACGGGCTGCAATGGTCGCGCTGCCGCCTGTCGCTCATCGCGGTGGGCCTCGCCCGCGCCGCCCTGGACGCCTCCGTCGGCCACGTCCGCGAGCGCCGCCAGTTCGGGCGGCGCATCGGCGAGTTCCAGCTCGTCCAGGACAAGATCGCGGCGATGGCCACCGGGATCGATGCGTCCCGGCTGCTGATCCACCGCGCCCTCGCCGCCGTCCAGGACGGACGGCGCGCCGACCGCGAGGCGTCCATGGCGAAGGCGTACGCCACGGAGATGGCCGTCCGCGCGACATCGGACGCGATCCAGCTCCACGGCGCCAACGGCCTGTCCCCGGACCACCCGCTCGAACGCCACTTCCGAGACGCCCGGACGCTGACGATCGCCGAGGGCACCACCGAGATCCACAAGCTCGTGGTGGCACGCTCCGTCCTCGGCCTGTCGGCCTTCCAATGA
- a CDS encoding class I SAM-dependent methyltransferase has translation MRPIANTHHAEAWNGWEGVHRAQNAGRYNAIVNAFNDDLLHAAAITPGDQVLDVGCGTGHVTLLAARCASDGQVVGVDLSLPMLERARADAAEQGIANARFEQGDAQVHPFPEGGFDVAISRGGCLFFEDPVAAFANILFGLRPGGRLAFLVPQAGTSDSPIACATAALKPLLREPAPTARGMDSLLDPARIREVLGAAGFADVTIAAVQAPMHFGQDAEDATEFIFSQGAVRLNLQSVDQAVAEQTRNELRDGLLAFETPEGVLIPGDVWLVSAVRP, from the coding sequence ATGCGGCCCATCGCGAACACGCACCACGCCGAGGCATGGAACGGCTGGGAAGGCGTCCATCGGGCGCAGAACGCGGGTCGCTACAACGCGATCGTCAACGCCTTCAACGACGATCTTCTTCATGCCGCCGCGATCACCCCTGGCGACCAGGTGCTCGATGTGGGATGCGGCACCGGCCACGTCACGCTGCTGGCCGCGCGCTGTGCGTCCGATGGGCAGGTGGTCGGCGTGGACCTGTCGCTGCCGATGCTGGAGCGGGCACGTGCGGATGCGGCCGAGCAAGGCATCGCCAATGCCCGGTTCGAACAGGGAGACGCGCAGGTCCATCCATTCCCCGAGGGCGGCTTCGACGTGGCGATCAGCCGGGGAGGTTGCTTGTTCTTCGAAGACCCGGTGGCCGCCTTCGCCAACATCCTGTTCGGCCTGCGACCGGGCGGACGGCTGGCGTTCCTGGTTCCGCAAGCAGGAACGTCCGACAGCCCCATCGCCTGTGCCACGGCGGCGTTGAAGCCGCTGCTGCGCGAACCGGCGCCCACCGCTCGCGGAATGGATTCTCTGCTCGATCCGGCCCGTATACGCGAAGTGCTCGGCGCGGCGGGTTTCGCGGACGTCACCATCGCGGCGGTCCAGGCGCCCATGCACTTCGGGCAGGACGCCGAGGACGCGACCGAATTCATCTTCAGCCAGGGGGCGGTGCGCCTCAATCTCCAGAGTGTCGACCAAGCAGTCGCCGAGCAGACTCGGAACGAACTCCGGGACGGACTGCTCGCCTTCGAGACTCCGGAAGGCGTCCTGATCCCCGGAGATGTCTGGCTGGTCAGCGCCGTCCGTCCCTGA
- a CDS encoding thioesterase II family protein, which translates to MEARGTTDAVREPRDGRRARRPLGGNRQEWLLCPRPDPEASLRLLCLPYAGGRAGGLLGLADGLPAGVEMGVVELPGHGGRLREVPFTRLRPLVAHLAGRLAGRLDKPYVLLGYSMGALLAFEVAHELARRGLPGPRALFVAAFEAPHLPPARPPMHDLPRAGLLARLARYDNAAAAVLGNEELAGIMLPIVRADMAVCETYEHRPRPPLDVPVAAFGGDADATVSRDGLEAWRELTRGGFSVTHVPGGHFFLDSARDVFVKGLRAELARLTDSRE; encoded by the coding sequence ATGGAGGCACGAGGAACGACGGACGCGGTCCGCGAGCCGCGTGACGGCCGTCGGGCACGGCGGCCCCTTGGCGGGAACCGCCAGGAGTGGCTGCTGTGCCCGCGGCCCGACCCCGAGGCGAGCCTCCGGCTCCTCTGCCTGCCCTACGCGGGCGGACGGGCCGGCGGCCTCCTCGGCCTGGCGGACGGGCTTCCCGCCGGTGTCGAGATGGGCGTGGTCGAGCTGCCGGGCCACGGCGGGCGCCTGCGGGAGGTGCCGTTCACGCGGCTGCGCCCCCTCGTCGCGCACCTGGCCGGCCGGCTCGCCGGCAGGCTCGACAAGCCCTATGTCCTGCTCGGCTACAGCATGGGCGCGCTGCTGGCCTTCGAGGTCGCGCACGAGCTGGCACGGCGCGGCCTGCCCGGCCCGCGGGCCCTGTTCGTCGCGGCCTTCGAGGCGCCGCACCTGCCGCCGGCGCGCCCGCCGATGCACGACCTGCCGAGGGCCGGCCTGCTCGCCCGCCTCGCCCGCTACGACAACGCCGCCGCCGCGGTGCTGGGCAACGAGGAACTGGCCGGGATCATGCTGCCCATCGTGCGCGCCGACATGGCGGTGTGCGAGACCTACGAGCACCGGCCCCGGCCGCCGCTCGACGTCCCGGTGGCGGCCTTCGGCGGCGACGCCGACGCCACCGTGTCCCGGGACGGCCTGGAGGCGTGGCGGGAGCTGACCCGCGGCGGCTTCTCGGTCACCCACGTCCCGGGCGGCCACTTCTTCCTCGACTCGGCGCGGGACGTGTTCGTGAAGGGCCTGCGCGCCGAGCTGGCGCGTCTCACCGACAGCCGGGAGTGA
- a CDS encoding non-ribosomal peptide synthetase, with translation MENVNELMADLSRRGAYLWVEADELRVRAPNGALNDGLRAALRARKKEIIAVLRERYGALPAAIPKIEPAPDRLHEPFPLSDMQQALWAGRHDAYEVGNVSSNAYIELDAGALDVDRFTAAWNRVVRRHGMLRAVVLPDGRNQILADVPDYVVDVLDLRGRPADAVAERLEDLRATMPQEMLVQEEWPLFRVRLTRIDDERTRIHIITSLLIADSLSLQLLGRDLALFYTGEDIAPLELTTRDYLVAKTALRGSPVHERALDYWRRRLPTLPPPPELPVVNAQRPAGHLPFVAHYARLVEPGPWERLKTRAGDEGLMVGAVLLTAFSDVVATWSKHNDFSLNAPFFDRLPVHGEVNEIIGSFTLPNHLHVPPAPGSSFLERARRVQQQLVDDLEHCRWVSGIQVIREMAKARGGSPRGNKYVVFNSVELHSLDYSALGELAYAVSQTPQVYLEVRSGERDGAFTCTWDVVESLFPPGVVEDMLAAFGRHVQRLAEDPASWDERGRRHLLPEGQRERERTANATNAPLPAGLLHDAFVEQAAKSPGHPAVLSSAATLTYGDLDRRSTRLGRWLRVEGARPNALVAVVMEKGWEQVAAVLGILKSGAAYLPLDPALPRERLHHILDEAEAGLVLTQRAVDERLDWPGGVRRLCVDTEPLDDVDETPLEPAQGQDDLAYVIYTSGSTGRPKGVMISHRGALNTVADVNRRYGVGPDDSVFGLSSLSFDLSVYDVFGTLAAGATLVLPDEAGLRDPAHWLELMDRGGVTVWNSVPALMRMLVEYADGVGVGVPGSLRLALLSGDWIPLTLPGRLRRLVPGISVISLGGATEASIWSILYPVGEVSPEWASIPYGGPMVNQTVYVLDEELDTRPLWVPGDLYIGGVGVAEGYWRDKERTAAAFVTHPETGERLFKTGDRGHRLPDGTIELLGREDFQVKIGGYRIELGEIEAVLREHPAVRAAVVLAAEDDQGGQSSRLVAFTTTAGDEEPTAGGLRSLLRDKLPEYMIPKTFVTLDALPLTVNGKIDRAALAARDLPPAAAGRASAPPRTPLEERLAALWSQTLKAGDIGIDDNFFDLSGDSLQAVNLVSKVSAEVGRHLTVRFLFAHPTIAELSAALEAPEGAAAASGRSGPAANGTANGAPANGTAANGTAGNGGGYSREVGDGLVLERRDLLSLSAAGKLEPVDAAALLAMPSVLFEQAGIDPSAGEGMLDEIFGGLPLLVEIMTTRLGRIAVIMIPRLNTAELYADRDGLVRTIIDGLELAGRLGAKTTSLTGLLASATDYGRAVLAAVEGRTDLPAVTTGHDTTAASVMMGVRNIAHRSGRDLAEETVGSLGLGSVGRASLRLMLDKLPHPRRILLCDLYSKVGMIERFAEELRAGHGYRGEIRVMGSTSSLPEEFYEATLIIGATNAPDVLDIERLRPGTLVVDDSVPPCYRRELAVARVEEHHDLLFAEGGVLQAGERIAKLVHVPAVVSRLVGAEGVEEFLRNSPDASSPEGMTSCILSSLLATQVDALAPSVGPADWDNCSRQVDALLELGFEAGPMQCDGILLTEESIRRFRERFGTSANPAAGLPA, from the coding sequence ATGGAGAACGTGAACGAGTTGATGGCCGACCTGTCACGCCGCGGCGCCTACCTCTGGGTGGAGGCCGACGAGCTGCGGGTCCGCGCCCCCAACGGCGCGCTGAACGACGGGCTGCGCGCGGCGCTGCGCGCTCGCAAGAAGGAGATCATCGCGGTGCTGCGCGAGCGCTACGGCGCCCTGCCCGCGGCGATCCCCAAGATCGAGCCCGCGCCGGACCGGCTGCACGAGCCGTTCCCGCTCTCGGACATGCAGCAGGCCCTCTGGGCCGGCCGGCACGACGCCTACGAGGTCGGCAACGTCTCCTCGAACGCCTACATCGAGCTCGACGCCGGCGCCCTCGACGTGGACAGGTTCACCGCGGCCTGGAACCGCGTCGTCCGGCGGCACGGCATGCTGCGCGCCGTCGTCCTGCCCGACGGGCGGAACCAGATCCTCGCCGACGTCCCCGACTACGTCGTCGACGTGCTCGACCTGCGGGGCCGGCCCGCCGACGCCGTCGCCGAGCGGCTGGAGGACCTCCGCGCGACGATGCCGCAGGAGATGCTCGTCCAGGAGGAGTGGCCGCTGTTCCGCGTCCGGCTGACGCGGATCGACGACGAGCGCACGCGGATCCACATCATCACCAGCCTGCTGATCGCCGACTCGCTGAGCCTCCAGCTGCTCGGACGCGACCTCGCGCTGTTCTACACCGGCGAGGACATCGCGCCGCTGGAGCTGACGACCCGCGACTACCTCGTCGCCAAGACCGCGCTGCGCGGCTCGCCCGTCCACGAGCGCGCCCTCGACTACTGGCGGAGGCGGCTCCCGACGCTGCCCCCGCCGCCCGAGCTGCCCGTGGTCAACGCGCAGCGCCCGGCCGGGCACCTGCCGTTCGTGGCGCACTACGCCCGGCTGGTGGAGCCCGGGCCGTGGGAGCGGCTGAAGACGCGCGCGGGCGACGAGGGCCTGATGGTGGGCGCGGTCCTGCTGACCGCCTTCTCGGACGTCGTCGCGACCTGGAGCAAGCACAACGACTTCAGCCTCAACGCGCCGTTCTTCGACCGCCTGCCGGTCCACGGCGAGGTCAACGAGATCATCGGCAGCTTCACCCTGCCCAACCACCTGCACGTGCCGCCCGCCCCCGGGTCGAGCTTCCTGGAGCGGGCGCGCCGCGTCCAGCAGCAGCTCGTGGACGACCTGGAGCACTGCCGCTGGGTGAGCGGCATCCAGGTGATCCGCGAGATGGCCAAGGCGCGCGGCGGCAGCCCCCGCGGCAACAAGTACGTCGTGTTCAACAGCGTCGAGCTGCACAGCCTCGACTACTCCGCGCTCGGCGAGCTGGCCTACGCCGTCAGCCAGACCCCCCAGGTCTACCTGGAGGTGCGCAGCGGCGAGCGCGACGGCGCGTTCACGTGCACGTGGGACGTCGTCGAGTCGCTGTTCCCGCCCGGGGTCGTCGAGGACATGCTGGCCGCCTTCGGACGGCACGTGCAGCGGCTCGCCGAGGACCCCGCCAGCTGGGACGAGCGCGGCCGCCGCCACCTGCTGCCCGAGGGCCAGCGCGAGCGGGAGCGGACCGCGAACGCGACCAACGCGCCGCTGCCCGCCGGGCTCCTGCACGACGCGTTCGTCGAGCAGGCGGCGAAGTCGCCCGGGCACCCGGCGGTGCTGTCGTCGGCCGCGACCCTGACCTACGGCGACCTGGACCGGCGCTCGACCCGCCTCGGCCGCTGGCTGCGCGTCGAGGGCGCCAGGCCCAACGCGCTCGTCGCCGTGGTGATGGAGAAGGGCTGGGAGCAGGTCGCGGCCGTGCTCGGGATCCTGAAGTCGGGGGCGGCGTACCTGCCCCTGGACCCGGCGCTGCCGCGCGAGCGCCTGCACCACATCCTCGACGAGGCCGAAGCCGGCCTCGTCCTCACCCAGCGGGCCGTCGACGAGCGCCTGGACTGGCCCGGCGGCGTGCGGCGCCTGTGCGTCGACACCGAGCCCCTCGACGACGTGGACGAGACGCCGCTGGAGCCGGCGCAGGGCCAGGACGACCTCGCGTACGTGATCTACACCTCGGGGTCCACCGGCCGTCCGAAGGGGGTCATGATCTCCCATCGCGGCGCCCTCAACACGGTCGCCGACGTCAACCGGCGCTACGGGGTCGGCCCGGACGACAGCGTGTTCGGGCTGTCCTCGCTGAGCTTCGACCTGTCCGTCTACGACGTGTTCGGGACGCTCGCGGCCGGGGCGACGCTGGTCCTGCCCGACGAGGCGGGCCTGCGCGACCCCGCCCACTGGCTGGAGCTGATGGACCGGGGCGGCGTCACCGTCTGGAACTCCGTCCCGGCGCTCATGCGGATGCTCGTCGAGTACGCCGACGGCGTCGGCGTGGGCGTGCCGGGCTCGCTGCGGCTGGCGCTGCTCAGCGGCGACTGGATCCCGCTGACGCTGCCCGGCCGCCTGCGGCGGCTCGTGCCCGGCATCAGCGTGATCAGCCTCGGCGGCGCGACGGAGGCGTCGATCTGGTCGATCCTGTACCCGGTCGGCGAGGTGTCGCCGGAATGGGCGAGCATCCCCTACGGCGGGCCGATGGTGAACCAGACCGTCTACGTCCTCGACGAGGAGCTCGACACCCGCCCGCTGTGGGTGCCCGGCGACCTCTACATCGGCGGCGTCGGCGTGGCCGAGGGGTACTGGCGCGACAAGGAGCGCACCGCCGCGGCCTTCGTCACCCACCCGGAGACCGGCGAGCGCCTGTTCAAGACCGGCGACCGCGGCCACCGCCTCCCCGACGGCACCATCGAGCTGCTCGGCCGCGAGGACTTCCAGGTGAAGATCGGCGGATACCGGATCGAGCTGGGCGAGATCGAGGCGGTCCTGCGCGAGCACCCCGCCGTGCGCGCCGCCGTCGTCCTCGCCGCCGAGGACGACCAGGGCGGGCAGAGCAGCCGCCTCGTGGCGTTCACGACCACCGCGGGCGACGAGGAGCCCACGGCGGGCGGGCTGCGGTCCCTGCTGCGCGACAAGCTGCCCGAATACATGATCCCCAAGACGTTCGTGACGCTCGACGCGCTGCCGCTCACCGTCAACGGCAAGATCGACCGGGCGGCGCTGGCCGCGCGGGACCTGCCGCCGGCCGCCGCGGGCCGCGCCTCGGCGCCGCCGCGCACGCCGCTGGAGGAGCGGCTCGCGGCGCTCTGGTCGCAGACGCTGAAGGCCGGCGACATCGGGATCGACGACAACTTCTTCGACCTGAGCGGCGACTCGCTCCAGGCCGTGAACCTGGTGTCGAAGGTGTCGGCCGAGGTCGGACGCCACCTCACGGTGCGGTTCCTGTTCGCCCACCCCACCATCGCCGAGCTGTCGGCCGCCCTGGAGGCGCCGGAGGGCGCCGCCGCCGCGTCCGGCCGGTCCGGTCCCGCCGCGAACGGCACCGCGAACGGCGCCCCGGCGAACGGCACCGCGGCGAACGGCACCGCCGGGAACGGCGGGGGCTACTCGCGGGAGGTGGGCGACGGCCTCGTCCTCGAACGCCGCGACCTGCTGAGCCTGTCCGCGGCGGGCAAGCTCGAACCGGTCGACGCGGCGGCGCTGCTGGCCATGCCGTCGGTGCTGTTCGAGCAGGCCGGGATCGACCCGTCCGCCGGCGAGGGCATGCTCGACGAGATCTTCGGCGGGCTGCCCCTGCTCGTGGAGATCATGACGACCCGGCTCGGCCGGATCGCCGTGATCATGATCCCGCGGCTCAACACCGCGGAGCTGTACGCCGACCGGGACGGCCTCGTCCGCACCATCATCGACGGCCTTGAGCTGGCGGGACGGCTCGGCGCGAAGACCACGTCCCTCACCGGGCTGCTCGCCTCGGCGACCGACTACGGACGGGCCGTCCTCGCGGCCGTCGAGGGACGCACGGACCTGCCCGCCGTGACCACCGGCCACGACACCACCGCGGCGTCGGTGATGATGGGCGTCCGCAACATCGCGCACCGGTCGGGCCGCGACCTCGCCGAGGAGACCGTCGGCAGCCTGGGCCTCGGCTCGGTGGGCCGCGCGTCCCTGCGGCTCATGCTGGACAAGCTGCCGCACCCGCGCCGGATCCTGCTGTGCGACCTGTACAGCAAGGTCGGCATGATCGAGCGGTTCGCCGAGGAGCTCCGCGCCGGCCACGGCTACCGGGGCGAGATCCGCGTGATGGGATCGACGTCCAGCCTGCCCGAGGAGTTCTACGAGGCGACCCTGATCATCGGGGCCACCAACGCGCCGGACGTCCTGGACATCGAGCGGCTGCGGCCCGGGACCCTCGTCGTCGACGACTCGGTGCCGCCCTGCTACCGCCGCGAACTGGCGGTCGCCCGCGTGGAGGAGCACCACGACCTGCTCTTCGCCGAGGGCGGCGTCCTCCAGGCGGGCGAGCGCATCGCCAAGCTGGTGCACGTCCCCGCGGTCGTGTCCCGGCTGGTCGGCGCCGAGGGCGTCGAGGAGTTCCTGCGCAACAGCCCCGACGCGTCGAGCCCGGAGGGCATGACCAGCTGCATCCTCTCCTCGCTGCTGGCGACACAGGTCGACGCCCTCGCCCCCTCCGTGGGACCGGCCGACTGGGACAACTGCTCCCGGCAGGTCGACGCCCTCCTGGAGCTCGGGTTCGAGGCCGGTCCCATGCAGTGCGACGGGATCCTGCTGACCGAGGAGTCGATCCGCAGATTCCGGGAGCGGTTCGGGACGTCCGCCAACCCCGCCGCCGGGCTGCCGGCCTGA